One Vespula pensylvanica isolate Volc-1 chromosome 3, ASM1446617v1, whole genome shotgun sequence DNA window includes the following coding sequences:
- the LOC122628010 gene encoding myb-like protein D isoform X1: MFNNQMTSTTANENDCTEEHNLSNERKEQKFIVDVSPSNDNRYFVKRAYTSPRILSKSVPRRNRNFIRYKINRSLSFDNTKNDRLFKSPNSSSGNSSFDNDKYLTRSAKIMRALNFNCSPFYNQRKKIKKTLNFNLTPSPKKFSNLRISRDNINFNLTSSSPKINKTLNFDTSPSDSSTSSILLTSFDSMDENQNQTPSQRNTKTKKLLNYITPKKRMYVSSPDMDISSPSLRLSLKEKIDDIVQMSSSPVPHSFNKDRKALNFNTRCNISTPRNLYADFSNDDDERPRTPENTISIVPESMSAIKKSHKKERSLRQTDNLSTKHANVLQKLTDPFMVEQFDDLQTEKRPLTPPMAEKSIVSVCDTNSIKQSHKKDKSKKKISMFHSGDELSDSGSIFDYSIESIEQGNIHEENNLHHTDFNLNKDEDNVDCDSNSNNVSVNSIGCCELINSSNETVNDQIMDNVSNMDAKSSSCLEEQTCNIISQNPLPSTSNANEKSRSVTPNALETNSISSVKVITPENHINFLQHIQTESIKKSHKKIKDENRKKLFLPRSLENKLKEEKLDTTKNKHSEVSKDDQNDNNILISENCIDTEINVRASTPENVNSSRLLLSNFSSVKKSHKKDKHNKIVSEFMRRQKLLSKDADYNNVQHEMHNDVNKKDQRKIKNKSINSDGTMSNLHLDNIKFNNKLSPSKRKILSNLSDDDLLHLLCNSKSTQSEDGSTEEFKICTPIKKRKPLLKTGLKSDCLHDVQSDKNDSFEEEIMNIDASRCITPTLRHLGCTVLPVHNTDLLKTNNDGKIANNEKSNSVEEQQQPDTQDQNGRSTPKNMSTIELLPNINSIKKSHKKDKRGNGLHRSLILEQEKLLLKKNDYEFLQVIDHRTSTIVSKPNDNKSSLADNTSTNILSNGSNNSGESSRITIYKNPQSYNQNINVKDRKNILTNDTTSSNKTPPNCLMVKNYIRLLQTTSIKKSHKKERDRKKHKIINNDLELSDEGSIFGENEKVDSLEDLHIEINSNETDIDRSDYV; this comes from the exons ATGTTCAATAATCAAATGACAAGTACAACGGCAAACGAAAATGATTGTACAGAAGAACATAATTTgagtaatgaaagaaaagaacaaaaattcatTGTAGATGTGAGTCCATCAAatgataatagatattttgttAAGAGAGCATATACATCACCAAGAATACTTAGTAAATCAGTACcacgaagaaatagaaatttcattcgttataaaataaatagatcgtTAAGTTTTGATAATACTAAAAATGATCGTTTGTTTAAATCTCCTAATTCTAGTTCTGGAAATAGTTCttttgataatgataaatatttaacaagatCGGCTAAGATAATGAGAGCactaaattttaattgtaGCCCTTTCTacaatcaaagaaagaaaataaaaaagacattaAATTTTAACTTAACTCCAAGTCCAAAGAAATTTTCCAATCTCAGAATTTCAcgagataatataaatttcaatttgacTTCATCTTCGcctaaaattaataaaactttgaaTTTTGACACAAGTCCAAGTGATTCTAGTACCAGTAGTATATTACTTACATCATTTGATTCTATGGacgaaaatcaaaatcaaactCCTTCTCAGCGAAATACAAAGACTAAAAAgttattgaattatattacaCCCAAGAAAAGGATGTATGTTTCATCTCCAGATATGGATATATCTTCTCCATCTTTACGTCTTagtcttaaagaaaaaattgatgataTTGTACAAATGAGTAGTTCGCCTGTTCCACATTCTTtcaataaagatagaaaagcattaaattttaatactcGCTGCAATATCAGCACACCAAGAAATTTATATGCTGATTTTTCtaacgacgatgatgaaaGGCCACGTACACCTGAAAATACAATTTCCATTGTTCCTGAAAGTATGAGTGCCATAAAGAAGAGTCATAAAAag GAAAGATCTTTACGACAAACAGATAATTTATCTACAAAGCATGCAAACGTCTTACAAAAATTAACAGATCCTTTCATGGTTGAACAATTTGATGATttacaaacagaaaaaagacCTTTAACTCCACCAATGGCTGAAAAAAGTATTGTGTCTGTCTGTGATACAAATTCTATTAAGCAATctcataaaaaagataaaagtaagaaaaaaatatcaatgtttCATTCAGGTGATGAACTTTCTGACTCAGGAtctatttttgattattcCATAGAATCCATAGAACAAGGAAATATacatgaagaaaataatctacACCATACTGATTTTAATCTtaataaagatgaagataatGTAGATTGTGACTCAAATAGTAACAATGTATCAGTAAATAGTATTGGTTGTTGCGAATTGATAAATAGTTCAAATGAAACTGTAAACGATCAGATTATGGATAATGTCAGTAATATGGATGCAAAATCTAGTTCTTGCCTTGAAGAACAAACATGTAACATAATTTCCCAGAATCCTCTACCAAGTACTAGTAATGCCAATGAGAAAAGCAGATCAGTAACACCAAATGCACTTGAAACAAATTCTATATCTTCGGTAAAAGTAATCACTCCagaaaatcatataaattttttacaacaTATTCAAActgaatcaattaaaaaatctcATAAGAAgattaaagatgaaaatagaaagaagctTTTTTTACCAAGAAGTCTTGAAAATAaacttaaagaagaaaaattggatACTACTAAAAATAAGCATTCAGAAGTATCAAAAGATGAtcaaaacgataataatattctaataagtGAGAACTGTATCGATACAGAAATTAATGTTCGTGCAAGTACACCTGAAAACGTTAATTCTAGCAGATTGTTATTGTCAAACTTTAGTTCAGTTAAGAAATCACATAAAAAAGACAagcataataaaattgtttcagAATTTATGCGACGTCAAAAATTGTTAAGTAAAGATGCAGATTATAACAATGTGCAACATGAAATGCACAATGACGTCAATAAGAAAGatcaacgaaaaataaaaaacaagtcTATTAACAGTGATGGTACTATGTCTAATTTACATTtagataatatcaaatttaacaataaactGTCtccgagtaaaagaaaaatattgtccaATTTATCAGATGatgatttattacatttattgtGCAATTCTAAATCAACACAAAGTGAAGATGGAAGTACAGAGGAATTCAAAATTTGTACaccgataaagaaaagaaaaccattATTAAAAACTGGTTTGAAATCTGATTGTTTACATGATGTACAGtcagataaaaatgattcatttGAAGAAGAGATAATGAATATTGATGCATCTCGATGTATAACGCCAACTCTAAGACATCTTGGTTGTACAGTATTACCAGTGCATAATACTGATCTATTGAAAACAAATAATGATGGTAAGATTgcgaataatgaaaaaagtaattcaGTGGAGGAACAACAGCAGCCTGATACTCAAGATCAAAATGGAAGATCAACGCCCAAAAATATGTCTACAATAGAATTACTTCCTAACAttaattccattaaaaaatcTCATAAAAAGGATAAACGTGGAAATGGATTGCATAGAAGCCTTATTttagaacaagaaaaattacttttaaagaaaaatgattacgaATTTTTACAGGTCATAGATCATAGAACTTCAACAATAGTTTCTAAAccaaatgataataaatcaaGTTTAGCTGATAATACTTCAACAAACATATTGAGCAatggtagtaataatagtgGGGAAAGTTCTAgaattacaatttataaaaatcccCAAAGTTacaatcaaaatattaatgttaaagatagaaaaaatatcctAACAAATGATACTACCTCATCTAATAAGACTCCACCTAACTGTTTAAtggtaaaaaattatattagactGTTGCAAACgacttcaataaaaaaatctcataaaaaagaacgagatcgcaaaaaacataaaataataaacaatgacCTAGAATTATCAGATGAAGGATCTATATttggagaaaatgaaaaagttgaTTCCTTAGAAGATTtacatattgaaattaatagcAATGAGACTGATATAGATAGATCTgattatgtataa
- the LOC122628010 gene encoding myb-like protein D isoform X2, translated as MFNNQMTSTTANENDCTEEHNLSNERKEQKFIVDVSPSNDNRYFVKRAYTSPRILSKSVPRRNRNFIRYKINRSLSFDNTKNDRLFKSPNSSSGNSSFDNDKYLTRSAKIMRALNFNCSPFYNQRKKIKKTLNFNLTPSPKKFSNLRISRDNINFNLTSSSPKINKTLNFDTSPSDSSTSSILLTSFDSMDENQNQTPSQRNTKTKKLLNYITPKKRMYVSSPDMDISSPSLRLSLKEKIDDIVQMSSSPVPHSFNKDRKALNFNTRCNISTPRNLYADFSNDDDERPRTPENTISIVPESMSAIKKSHKKERSLRQTDNLSTKHANVLQKLTDPFMVEQFDDLQTEKRPLTPPMAEKSIVSVCDTNSIKQSHKKDKKSIEQGNIHEENNLHHTDFNLNKDEDNVDCDSNSNNVSVNSIGCCELINSSNETVNDQIMDNVSNMDAKSSSCLEEQTCNIISQNPLPSTSNANEKSRSVTPNALETNSISSVKVITPENHINFLQHIQTESIKKSHKKIKDENRKKLFLPRSLENKLKEEKLDTTKNKHSEVSKDDQNDNNILISENCIDTEINVRASTPENVNSSRLLLSNFSSVKKSHKKDKHNKIVSEFMRRQKLLSKDADYNNVQHEMHNDVNKKDQRKIKNKSINSDGTMSNLHLDNIKFNNKLSPSKRKILSNLSDDDLLHLLCNSKSTQSEDGSTEEFKICTPIKKRKPLLKTGLKSDCLHDVQSDKNDSFEEEIMNIDASRCITPTLRHLGCTVLPVHNTDLLKTNNDGKIANNEKSNSVEEQQQPDTQDQNGRSTPKNMSTIELLPNINSIKKSHKKDKRGNGLHRSLILEQEKLLLKKNDYEFLQVIDHRTSTIVSKPNDNKSSLADNTSTNILSNGSNNSGESSRITIYKNPQSYNQNINVKDRKNILTNDTTSSNKTPPNCLMVKNYIRLLQTTSIKKSHKKERDRKKHKIINNDLELSDEGSIFGENEKVDSLEDLHIEINSNETDIDRSDYV; from the exons ATGTTCAATAATCAAATGACAAGTACAACGGCAAACGAAAATGATTGTACAGAAGAACATAATTTgagtaatgaaagaaaagaacaaaaattcatTGTAGATGTGAGTCCATCAAatgataatagatattttgttAAGAGAGCATATACATCACCAAGAATACTTAGTAAATCAGTACcacgaagaaatagaaatttcattcgttataaaataaatagatcgtTAAGTTTTGATAATACTAAAAATGATCGTTTGTTTAAATCTCCTAATTCTAGTTCTGGAAATAGTTCttttgataatgataaatatttaacaagatCGGCTAAGATAATGAGAGCactaaattttaattgtaGCCCTTTCTacaatcaaagaaagaaaataaaaaagacattaAATTTTAACTTAACTCCAAGTCCAAAGAAATTTTCCAATCTCAGAATTTCAcgagataatataaatttcaatttgacTTCATCTTCGcctaaaattaataaaactttgaaTTTTGACACAAGTCCAAGTGATTCTAGTACCAGTAGTATATTACTTACATCATTTGATTCTATGGacgaaaatcaaaatcaaactCCTTCTCAGCGAAATACAAAGACTAAAAAgttattgaattatattacaCCCAAGAAAAGGATGTATGTTTCATCTCCAGATATGGATATATCTTCTCCATCTTTACGTCTTagtcttaaagaaaaaattgatgataTTGTACAAATGAGTAGTTCGCCTGTTCCACATTCTTtcaataaagatagaaaagcattaaattttaatactcGCTGCAATATCAGCACACCAAGAAATTTATATGCTGATTTTTCtaacgacgatgatgaaaGGCCACGTACACCTGAAAATACAATTTCCATTGTTCCTGAAAGTATGAGTGCCATAAAGAAGAGTCATAAAAag GAAAGATCTTTACGACAAACAGATAATTTATCTACAAAGCATGCAAACGTCTTACAAAAATTAACAGATCCTTTCATGGTTGAACAATTTGATGATttacaaacagaaaaaagacCTTTAACTCCACCAATGGCTGAAAAAAGTATTGTGTCTGTCTGTGATACAAATTCTATTAAGCAATctcataaaaaagataaaa AATCCATAGAACAAGGAAATATacatgaagaaaataatctacACCATACTGATTTTAATCTtaataaagatgaagataatGTAGATTGTGACTCAAATAGTAACAATGTATCAGTAAATAGTATTGGTTGTTGCGAATTGATAAATAGTTCAAATGAAACTGTAAACGATCAGATTATGGATAATGTCAGTAATATGGATGCAAAATCTAGTTCTTGCCTTGAAGAACAAACATGTAACATAATTTCCCAGAATCCTCTACCAAGTACTAGTAATGCCAATGAGAAAAGCAGATCAGTAACACCAAATGCACTTGAAACAAATTCTATATCTTCGGTAAAAGTAATCACTCCagaaaatcatataaattttttacaacaTATTCAAActgaatcaattaaaaaatctcATAAGAAgattaaagatgaaaatagaaagaagctTTTTTTACCAAGAAGTCTTGAAAATAaacttaaagaagaaaaattggatACTACTAAAAATAAGCATTCAGAAGTATCAAAAGATGAtcaaaacgataataatattctaataagtGAGAACTGTATCGATACAGAAATTAATGTTCGTGCAAGTACACCTGAAAACGTTAATTCTAGCAGATTGTTATTGTCAAACTTTAGTTCAGTTAAGAAATCACATAAAAAAGACAagcataataaaattgtttcagAATTTATGCGACGTCAAAAATTGTTAAGTAAAGATGCAGATTATAACAATGTGCAACATGAAATGCACAATGACGTCAATAAGAAAGatcaacgaaaaataaaaaacaagtcTATTAACAGTGATGGTACTATGTCTAATTTACATTtagataatatcaaatttaacaataaactGTCtccgagtaaaagaaaaatattgtccaATTTATCAGATGatgatttattacatttattgtGCAATTCTAAATCAACACAAAGTGAAGATGGAAGTACAGAGGAATTCAAAATTTGTACaccgataaagaaaagaaaaccattATTAAAAACTGGTTTGAAATCTGATTGTTTACATGATGTACAGtcagataaaaatgattcatttGAAGAAGAGATAATGAATATTGATGCATCTCGATGTATAACGCCAACTCTAAGACATCTTGGTTGTACAGTATTACCAGTGCATAATACTGATCTATTGAAAACAAATAATGATGGTAAGATTgcgaataatgaaaaaagtaattcaGTGGAGGAACAACAGCAGCCTGATACTCAAGATCAAAATGGAAGATCAACGCCCAAAAATATGTCTACAATAGAATTACTTCCTAACAttaattccattaaaaaatcTCATAAAAAGGATAAACGTGGAAATGGATTGCATAGAAGCCTTATTttagaacaagaaaaattacttttaaagaaaaatgattacgaATTTTTACAGGTCATAGATCATAGAACTTCAACAATAGTTTCTAAAccaaatgataataaatcaaGTTTAGCTGATAATACTTCAACAAACATATTGAGCAatggtagtaataatagtgGGGAAAGTTCTAgaattacaatttataaaaatcccCAAAGTTacaatcaaaatattaatgttaaagatagaaaaaatatcctAACAAATGATACTACCTCATCTAATAAGACTCCACCTAACTGTTTAAtggtaaaaaattatattagactGTTGCAAACgacttcaataaaaaaatctcataaaaaagaacgagatcgcaaaaaacataaaataataaacaatgacCTAGAATTATCAGATGAAGGATCTATATttggagaaaatgaaaaagttgaTTCCTTAGAAGATTtacatattgaaattaatagcAATGAGACTGATATAGATAGATCTgattatgtataa
- the LOC122628021 gene encoding DET1 homolog, producing MAERDGKIEFVTEPFPIKPRKFGPQNVVVRLRRRETFGCPYPGTHVHSARQFYQNVFPNFTIMNVEKPPCFLRKFSPDGKYLIAFSADQTSIEVYEYRGASAAADLLADVEGEYIGHKNDDVNINIRCNVFSRFFKAKWTINVVQCNQQLNRECSLFTDDCRYVIVGSAAHIPDELRPHFYQIYSNNEALTPNPRSPLEDYTLHLVDIRDGKLCHTRHFKVDKIYLSHNQGLYLYKDILAVLSVQHQTIHVFKILNGMFIYIKLIGRFCMGDEAYLFSFGAWRGVNYRSFRDTRINSLKHKLLVFLYRRAEYISDTTNDPYELRRFYQYFDQLNALRMWKMQLLDANHILIRFASEEVATLQANEPNAQPALLVVYNMETAKILAVYDNASTQLLTQFENFSDFFRNARMSTDCQYMCSPSNNIYARLMQQRFKQTIVSARYGGITEATKRLLAQLPICAQSYSSSPYLDLSLFCYDDKWVSMMERPKASGEHPIRFYARDSGLLKFKMYAGMFGRTAPTAARRLVAFIFHPTDPFAISVQRTNAEYIVSFHIRHI from the exons ATGGCCGAAAGAGATGGTAAAATCGAATTTGTGACAGAACCTTTTCCTATTAAACCACGAAAATTCGGACCACAGAATGTTGTTGTACGTcttagaagaagagaaacatttGGCTGTCCATATCCAGGAACTCATGTTCATAGTGCTAgacaattttatcaaaatgtaTTTCCAAATTTTACAATCATGAACGTGGAAAAACCCCCATGTTTTCTCAGGAAATTCAGTCCAgatggaaaatatttgattgCTTTTAGTGCAGATCAAACATCTATAGAAGTATACGAATATCGTGGAGCATCTGCTGCAGCAGATCTTTTAGCCGACGTTGAAGGTGAATACATAGGacataaaaatgatgatgttaatattaatataagatgCAATGTTTTCAGTCGATTTTTCAAG gcTAAATGGACGATTAATGTAGTTCAATGCAACCAACAATTAAATAGAGAATGTAGTTTATTTACAGATGATTGTCGTTATGTTATTGTTGGCTCTGCAGCACATATTCCTGATGAACTCAGGCCTCATTTTTATCAA ATTTATTCAAATAACGAGGCATTGACACCTAATCCAAGATCTCCACTTGAGGATTATACTCTACACTTGGTTGATATACGAGATGGAAAATTATGTCACACTAGACATTTCAaagttgataaaatatatttatcacatAATCaag GTCTGTATTTATACAAAGATATTTTGGCTGTGTTATCTGTGCAACACCAAACTATACatgtatttaaaattcttaatggaatgtttatatatatcaaattaataggAAG GTTTTGTATGGGAGATGAagcttatttattttcatttggtGCATGGCGCGGTGTAAATTATAGATCATTTAGGGATACCAGAATAAACAGCCTTAAACAcaaattattagtatttttatataggaGGGCAGAATATATAAGCGATACAACTAATGACCCATATGAATTGAGacgattttatcaatattttgatCAG ttGAATGCATTGAGAATGTGGAAGATGCAATTATTAGATGCAAATCATATACTTATAAGATTTGCTAGCGAAGAAGTTGCGACTCTTCAAGCAAACGAACCAAATGCACAACCAGCTCTTCtcgttgtatataatatggaGACTGCTAAAATTTTGGCGGTATATGATAATGCATCTACTCAATTACTGACccaatttgaaaatttcagtGATTTTTTTAGAAATGCTAGAATGAGTACAGATTGCCAATACATGTGTTCTCcgtcaaataatatttatgcacG ATTAATGCAACAGAGGTTCAAACAGACAATAGTCAGTGCCAGATATGGTGGAATTACTGAAGCAACAAAAAGGTTACTTGCACAATTACCAATTTGTGCTCAATCTTATTCAAGTTCTCCATACCTTGATCTATCTTTGTTCTGTTATGATGATAAATGGGTATCTATGATGGAACGACCTAAAGCTTCTGGAGAACATCCTATTCG cttTTATGCACGTGATTCTGGTCTTCTAAAATTCAAAATGTACGCAGGAATGTTTGGTCGTACAGCACCAACTGCAGCAAGAAGATTAGTAGCGTTTATTTTTCATCCAACAGATCCATTTGCTATATCAGTCCAACGTACCAATGCTGAATACATCGTCAGTTTCCATATAAGGCATATCTGA
- the LOC122628046 gene encoding beta-lactamase-like protein 2 homolog, with the protein MQKRMTTRLTSLPLVSKISNKIIRILGCNPGPMTLQGTNTYLVGSGTRRALIDTGDTETSAEYIKLLKNVLVEENATIEHVIVTHWHHDHIGGINSVQELLTTKSNSNPPIIWKLPMYEALQATPDLLKQCKSLKDEQIIEVEGAKIQVKHTPGHTTDHACLLLKDEHSLFSGDCILGEGTAVFEDLYDYMISLEKILNIKPSVIYPGHGPIIEDPIPRIEYYIQHRKQREEQIVNVLKENSNSSFMSEMDIVQIIYKDTPKNLWPAAAHNVMHHLQKLLKETKVIGKEGEWKISENIKFNA; encoded by the exons ATGCAAAAAAGAATGACGACGCGATTAACATCTTTGCCTTTAGTATCTAAAatctcaaataaaattattcggaTTCTTGGCTGTAATCCTGGTCCTATGACACTTCAAGGCACAAATACATATCTTGTTGGTTCAGGAACAAG gCGTGCATTAATTGATACAGGAGACACAGAAACATCAGCCGAGtacattaaattattgaaaaatgtacTTGTAGAAGAAAATGCTACGATCGAGCATGTGATAGTCACACACTGGCATCACGATCATATCGGTGGTATAAATTCTGTTCAAGAATTATTGACAACAAAGTCTAATAGCAATCCACCAATAATATGGAAGCTACCTATGTATGAAGCACTTCAAGCAACACCCGATCTTTTAAAACAATGTAAATCATTAAAGGATGAACAAATAATTGAAGTAGAAGGAGCAAAAATACAAGTGAAACATACACCTGGACATACAACGGATCATGCATGTCTATTATTAAAGGATGAACATAGTTTGTTTAGTGGCGATTGCATCTTGGGTGAAGGCACCGCTGTATTTGAagatttatatgattatatgatttctttagaaaaaattttgaatataaaacCATCTGTAATTTATCCTGGACATGGTCCTATAATAGAAGATCCTATTCCAcgtattgaatattatattcagCATCGAAAACAAAGGGAAGAACAAAttgtaaatgttttaaaagaaaatagcaaTTCTAGTTTCATGTCAGAGATGGATAttgtacaaattatatataag gACACTCCAAAAAACCTTTGGCCTGCAGCAGCACATAATGTAATGCatcatttacaaaaattactaaaagaaacaaaagtaatAGGCAAAGAGGGTGAATGGAAAATTTCAGAAAACATAAAGTTCAATGCATGA